In Solanum lycopersicum chromosome 3, SLM_r2.1, the genomic stretch TTTGATTGTTTCAATAAAGAACTTATTTTCTGTGGAactgttcaaaaaaaaaaagtttgtgtAGAACGTTTTCAGTGTGTCAACTTGTCATTGTACTTACCTTTCTACATGGGTTGtcttcaatttcttttcttatcTATGTTATGAGTTTCGAATAGTTCTTTTGCCAATGATTTCTGAagcaattttattaaaaaagctTCTCTTTTCCTGTTTATCGTTCCTCTTCTGATTTTATATTTCTGAATTTCACATGGTTGCAGTTCTTTTGGCTGATTTATgctgatatttttatttctccAAACAGGCTTGTCTCCTATAGTATCTTGCACATCTCAGAAAGCTCAAGGTGCTGTAGGGGCACAGTCTAGCCAGGGCAGCCAAGTTGAAGCTATGTCGTTTGGGAGTGAGGAGCTTAATGACTCAGGCTCCACTAGTTCTGGTAGTGAAGATTTTCATTGTTTCAGCCAACAGAGGATGGTGAAAGGAACATCAAAATGGCAGTTGAAAGGAAAGAGGAATTCGAGGCACACATGtaagattaaaaagaaagatTCTGGACAATGCAGAGATTTGAAAGATGCACTAAATGTATATTTGGTTGCTATAGATCATGATTCATTCCCTCTTTCTCCAGGTCGGAAAGTAGACAACTATCCTTTGAAGTCAAGACCAGTTACGGAAATTCAAGTGGATGAGTTGCGAGGTTGGAGCAGGAATGTTTCTCTTAGAGAAGCTCAAATGAAGGGGCCAACTGCAGACCTGCTTACTCCACAGAGGTTGCTACCGTATCGTCAGTCTCGATTTACAGTTAACCCCAAATATGAGTCATCAGATTTCTCTCTTAGGCACCACACTGCTGATTCCTCACTGTATGATGTTAATCTTGAGGTCAAAGCGAGCTATCGTCCACAGCATGTTCCATATATCTCCCTAATGAGCAAATTGAATGGTCAGCCTATCATAGGTCACCCCCTCACAGTTGAAGTTTTGGATGATGGCTTTTGTGATAATCTGCTACTCAGTGGATCTGAGCACTATAGTAGCAGCTATGACTTAGATGAGGATCATGGTGAGAACAGCTCAGTTTTGCATAGTGCAAATATTGTTTATGAATCCAAGCCGAGTTCTGCGGGTAGGATTTCGACTAAGCATCGTATGTTGAAACCTCGCAGTTCACCAGCAAAGTCGCCCAAGACACGGAAAAATGGCCTTCTTTCAAAGAAGATTAGAAAATTGTCTTCTTTAACCGGTTCTCACCAGCAAAATAGAGAGAAGAAACCTGTAGTAGAGAAGCTTAAAGGACCTGCGGTAGCTTGTGTCCCCTTGAAAATAGTGTTCAGTAGGATAAGTGAAGCATTAAATAACTCAATACGACCTGCCCACCGTTCTCTTGTACCAAGCATTGGTTGAATAATGTTCCATTGATCAGAATGATCAGAGTTAGTGAACTATGAGAGAATTTGTTTAGGAATTCTGATTTGTAGCAGCCCAGTCTGGATTCCGGAGTTGAATCATTTCTGTACAATAACAGGGTGTGATCACTGGCGTTGAGGAACTTTGCTGATCGGCTGCTTTGTTGGTGTATATAATGTAACATTAGCCGAGGTGTAAAGATGGTATTCTGATATTAGGATTGGTTCAATTCTTCAACtttgattgttgataacttgaagttttcatatatttatggTACGGGTTGCACCGACTAGTCGGTGCATTTTACAATTTTCCCCTTCCCTTTTTCTGTATTTTGAGATGTTGACAACTGAAAGGCttgatttgaaaatgaaatgCCCGGAGCTTTCAGCATATGAGATCCGAGGTGATGAATTTTCATATTCTCATCTCAAGGATGGTCTTGTTATGTCAGTCTGAATCTGCGTTTAGAAGGGATATCTTTGGTGTATGTTACAGCAAAAGTGATCAGGTTTGGACAAACTGAAACTTGTCAAAGATTATGAGTCAGTAGATTTACTTGTGTCACTATTTGCATAGAATAATGTTAGTAACTGTCTAGCTGCATGATTGTTGATTGCATCGCAGTTACAAATAAGAAATGAGTACTGATATTGAGAACCAGGTTGATGACTAATTAGCTTAAGGTTcctgaaaaaaaagaagaaaatgtatCGTGGTTGGAATGTATTTTATTGGCACTcttggtaaaaaaaaagaaaaaaagttggaGCAAAGGCTTTGGGCGTTTAGAGTTTCACTAAATGTTGTGATTGAAGCTGCTCGATGGTTGTATTGATAAAAAGAACATGTATCTCGTGAATTTAGTTAAAACAAGTGTAAGATCATACTTATGCTTAAACACTCTTACTCATAAAGTTCATCATTAAAGTGCTTTTTGCATACTTGTAACAAAATCACCGTAGAGTATAAGTTCAACTGCAAATTAagcccaaataaaaaaaataatttcaatctaATGATATCTATTCAAAGAGTATATACATAAAACagcaaaaaatgaataattttttctcgtaaaaaaagaaaaaagaggaaaCATATTCTCACTTCACTATTTCGTAACTGAATTAGATCGACTTAATATTTTACAAAGATTGCAATTAgtcgaaaaaaataataatgttgaGGCTAAAATATTTTCGTTCTTAAGCGTATACATGTGAGAGGAAAGTGAACAAAAGATGGGCAATTCGGTAAATTAATAGGCCCAATTCGCCACATTCCTTGCCTAGGGTTTTAGAATAAccatatatataagaaaatgtaGCACAATTCTGCAACCTTACTCTCTCAGCATCCTCCTCTTCCCGCCGTCGGAGCAAACCCTAGGAATCATTTGCAATGACAACAGTTCCAGGGCAACTAGTATGGGAGATCGTGAAGAAGAACAACTCCTTTTTAGTGAAGGAGTTCGGTAATGGTACCGCTGGCGTCGTCTTCAGCAAAGAGCCTAACAATCTCTACAACCTTCACTCCTACAAGCACTCTGGTTAGTCTCTATGCCATTGACATTTCTCTTTTGCTCTTAGAATCCTTAGATCCAGATTTTGATCTATTGAAATTATCAGTTGGTATTGTTATTTACTTATCGTGATTAGGTGTATTTGGTTTAATTTTGTGTAGTACATGCAATTGTTATTTTGCTTTACGTGATTAGACTTTCACTATTCGATTATGAAGTTTAACATGCGATTTTCATGTAAGATATTaatgttgatattttttaaagtgtATACATACGGTTTTTCTATTAAACTCGAGTTGTTATGTTATGTGAGCTTATGTATTGAAGTGTAGAAGGTTTGTCTAGTAGATTACTGGGTTGGTTTGTTGTTTGAGAAACTTTAATTTGGCATGGATTTGATAACGGTcaagtcattttattttatactttttttatgaTTCTTTAGGCCTAGCAAACAAGAAAACTGTGACTATCCAGCCTGATGGCAAAGATAAATCTGTGTTGCTTGCTACATCGAAAACCAAGAAGCAAAACAAGCCTTCAAGGTTGTTGAACAAGTCTGTGATGAAGAAGGAATTCAGCAGAATGGCCAAGGCTGTAACAAACCAGGTTTGAATTTTGATTCACTTCTGTTCACTAATTTACTGGAGTATTTCCTGCAATTGTTTTCTTTAACTAAATTATGCTTACTTTGCATCTTGGCAATGTTTGTAATCAAATTTAAAGTGGGTAGCTTATCTTCTAAGGTGCctacttaaaatttttaaacaaatatttgTTTGGATGCCCGGTGATTAAGTCATTAAGGTTGACCCTAAAATCTTATCCACCATCCCTTAGCTTAATGAACAAGCTATTCTTTAATTAGGGAATCGAAAACCAATTTCCTATTTAAAGAATAGTTGGCTCATTAGGTTAAAGGGTGGTGGATAAGATTTTAGGAGTAATTTTCAGATATTTAGtgtttagaaatttattttagtgTTTATAATTTTCCGGTGAATTCCTTTTTCCAGCAAACACCATCCCCCAGACCCGCATGAAACAACTATTGAAAAGCTCCATCTTCTCCAGACCACCACATCACTGACCAACAGACCATTAAGTTATCAAGGCTGAGCGTTGATGATGAATAATTTTGCCTTGTTCCTATCTAATTATGACAATATAATATTTGCTCATTTCAAATACCCTCTCAAgtgtaaaaattttaattgtttatctAGAACATGCCATTGTCCTTTATTCGTGAGCCTCTACACTAGTGAAATACTACAAGCAGTTGGTAAGAATGAACTTTTGTTGAAGTGGTAGTTGGTTGTTAGCTAAGAATTAGTTCTTTTTTATAGtgctaaaattgttattttggtTAATTGAAGTGATTATAGTCCAAACCTACTTTAATTATCCATATGTGGAATAATGTGGTGGTAATTTATTTGTAACATCTCTCAGGAATCATGTTGCCTGATTTGCCATTCTTCTCACCATATgacttctctttttttctttggagATGCTTGAAGATGTGTCTATGCTTTTCTTAATATTAGATTACTGATTGTCTTGTCTAATATGCTACTTGATATTAAGCAAACTGCCTTTTTCAAAATCGCAACTTCTGTTGTCTCAACTTTGTATTGTCACATTATTGTAAAAATGTACTCTAATGACTTCTCTGTACAGGTTGGAGACAACTACTACAGGCCAGATCTGAAGAAGGCAGCCCTTGCAAGGTTGAGTGCTGTTCACAGGAGTCTCAAGGTCACCAAGTCAGGTGCCAAGAAGAGGAACCGACAGGCTTAAGAGTTCATGCTAGGAAATGCTACAGTGTATGACTTGTAATGCATGGGTTTCTCCAGTACCAAAGTTTTGTGTTCGACTTTATCTTTGTTTCTTTCTGAATTAGCTATTGGCAAGGGCAATCTCTAGTTTTGAGTTTAAAAATGACCTCCTTTATCAGAGCATTAAAAGATTATCTACATTAATTTGTGGTCTTAGATTGGATCTTTATCTGCttcttccatttttaattttatacatgtGCTTAAAAATTGCAGAAGTTGCAGGCGTTTTACTTGTATGATTTAATAGGAAGTTGAGAAATTTCCAATTGATTTGCGTTGTTGAATTACTTCTGATGCCCTTGATAAAGTGAGTTGTGGCTTCTACGGCAAACTAGACTCTGAGGATCTTGTTTTGGGATGGGCTTGGCATTAGTCAAACTAATTAAGCCTAgctttaaatttaattttcatcCGGCCAATACGTTTGAGATTTGATGGTTGTTTCTCTATATTGGTTTTCCTTGCTGCTGAGGGTATGgtatttttctatttcaatttatttgacttaattttttttaatcagataaatttttatattaaataataatttatctttaaaatgcCTATTTTACTCTCGATGAAACAATTTATAGTGATACAAATCTTTTATCATTCAATTTTAGACCACAgaactttttcttattttttatattccaAGTCAAAAACCTCGTAACATAAAATGGGACTGAGGGAATATTCAAATAGAAATGTACTGGtgatattaatatttctttttagcttatagatcatgaaattagaATTTATTGAATCTATTAACACAGATTCTCTTGCATTTTCGTTGGCTGAAGCTAAAAATTATCTTCATGAACTGAGAGTTAGTGGTCCTGTGGTTTTATGTCATTTCCTCACATGATTGGTAGGTTATCGGAAGAAAGTTGAAAGTTTCCTACCGAACGTGCAGAGAACTTGGTATTAGTTAATAGAGTTCCGTCAATTCAAGGTTGGTAATAACTATTCCTCGtataaagaagaagaggaaaaaaaaagaatacaaGAAGCTTAGTTATTTATGGCTTTCCACTTGAGAATAATGAACACCAATTTAACACGCTTTAACGGAACTAAATAATTGACAAGTAGCAAAATCCCCTGCAGAATATTTTGAAAAGTCTATTGTAGACTACTGTTCCTTGCTACATACGCTTGGAAACCTCTGGTTTCATTTCTCTTTGGTATAAATAAAACAGAGTAACCCCTCAATTAAAAAACAAACATCTTCATTCTGGGGGTCAGTTGATGGAAAAGGATTCCGTTCCCATAGAAGCAGCTGCTTCATGCAGCAAAGGGAAGCAAATTATGAAGAGCAATGAAGCTGCAGCAAAGCGTCGACGGTTCAACAGCTGCTTCTCCTTCATGGAAATCTCAATTGATCCTGGAATGAAGTCGCTGAAACATCTGGATTCTAAGAAGTTCAAGGAAGAAATCAAGAAATGGGCTAAAAGCGTGGTCTCTTATGCCCGTCAAGTCAGTGACCGTTTTGGGAGCTCTCGTCGTTGATTCAACAGTGAGATATCAACATCTCTTTAAGCAAATCGGCAGAGAACTGTTTGAGAAAATAGAAGTGCATGCACGTCAATGGTAAAAGAAAACAGCTGTGTCATACATCCTGCAGAAACAAAGAACGGACTGCTACATACAATCATGAACTCAGTTCTGTTTTGAGTTTGATAGTTGTGATTAGTTATTTAACTGTACAAAATTTGCTCAATACAAACACGGACTCAATTCTGTAgcatctttttcttatttttc encodes the following:
- the LOC101247801 gene encoding large ribosomal subunit protein eL28z, whose translation is MTTVPGQLVWEIVKKNNSFLVKEFGNGTAGVVFSKEPNNLYNLHSYKHSGLANKKTVTIQPDGKDKSVLLATSKTKKQNKPSRLLNKSVMKKEFSRMAKAVTNQVGDNYYRPDLKKAALARLSAVHRSLKVTKSGAKKRNRQA